Proteins from a single region of Belliella baltica DSM 15883:
- a CDS encoding YpdA family putative bacillithiol disulfide reductase — MTNQKEILDVLVVGAGPIGLACGIECEKADLKYIIVEKGVLTNSLYNYPLNMTFFSTSDKLEMGGIPFMSVSHKPTRTEALEYYRRVAQTWKLKIRLYEEVKTLNKKQDVFEIVTTKETYLTRNIIMSTGFYDLPNLMNVPGEDLPKVSHYYKEPWPYIGQKIIVVGGANSAVDVALETWRKGADVTMVLKNNGIDENVKYWVKPDVENRIKEGSIKAFSNSMIKEIRETEVVIITPDGEIVVENDFVLAMTGYVPNFSLLNQLGVELSLDDKRQPCYDQTNQESNIPGVYLAGVVCGGLNTREFFIENSIVHAENIVGHILGKR, encoded by the coding sequence ATGACAAATCAAAAAGAGATTTTAGATGTGCTGGTAGTTGGAGCTGGCCCGATTGGATTGGCATGCGGGATTGAGTGTGAAAAAGCAGATTTGAAATACATAATTGTTGAAAAAGGTGTATTGACAAATTCGCTTTACAATTATCCGTTGAACATGACATTCTTCTCCACTTCTGATAAATTGGAAATGGGTGGAATTCCTTTTATGTCTGTTTCTCATAAACCAACTAGGACTGAGGCCTTGGAATATTACCGTAGGGTAGCTCAAACATGGAAGCTCAAAATCAGGCTTTATGAAGAGGTAAAGACTTTGAACAAAAAGCAAGATGTTTTTGAAATCGTCACTACCAAAGAAACCTACTTGACAAGAAATATCATTATGTCCACTGGCTTTTATGATCTTCCCAATTTGATGAATGTTCCGGGTGAGGATTTGCCGAAAGTTTCCCATTATTATAAAGAGCCTTGGCCGTATATTGGTCAAAAAATCATTGTGGTTGGTGGTGCAAATTCAGCTGTAGATGTTGCACTCGAAACATGGAGAAAAGGCGCTGACGTCACCATGGTTTTGAAGAATAACGGGATTGATGAAAATGTCAAATATTGGGTGAAACCTGATGTAGAAAACAGAATAAAAGAAGGATCTATCAAGGCTTTCTCAAATTCAATGATCAAGGAAATTAGAGAAACTGAAGTTGTAATCATTACACCTGATGGTGAAATAGTCGTCGAAAATGATTTTGTCTTGGCGATGACAGGTTATGTTCCTAATTTTTCGTTGTTGAATCAACTGGGAGTAGAATTGAGTTTGGATGATAAACGACAGCCTTGCTACGATCAAACCAATCAAGAATCAAATATCCCTGGAGTTTATTTGGCTGGAGTAGTTTGTGGAGGGTTAAATACCAGGGAGTTTTTTATTGAAAACTCCATCGTCCATGCAGAGAATATAGTAGGACATATTTTGGGGAAAAGATGA
- a CDS encoding addiction module protein: MDIQTIKLDLILWLSQLQDASVLQKLQSVKEEHGFTLSEAQKNLLDERLESYKNNPDDLLDWEDLLKELEDRL; this comes from the coding sequence ATGGATATTCAGACTATAAAATTAGATCTAATACTCTGGCTTTCTCAATTGCAAGATGCTTCAGTTTTGCAGAAGTTACAGTCGGTAAAAGAAGAGCATGGATTTACTTTATCGGAAGCTCAGAAGAATCTTTTAGATGAAAGGCTCGAATCTTACAAAAATAATCCTGACGATTTATTAGATTGGGAAGACCTTTTAAAAGAATTAGAAGATAGGTTATGA
- a CDS encoding type II toxin-antitoxin system RelE/ParE family toxin translates to MIFKVKFLPASKGDIDEIFSWYEKQNKIAAKKFLIGLRSKLKYIQKHPLHCQVVYKGIRSILIDKFPYQIHFLVEEDTSLIIVFSITHTSRDPEVWKKRLK, encoded by the coding sequence ATGATCTTCAAAGTAAAATTTTTACCTGCTTCAAAAGGAGATATTGATGAAATTTTTTCTTGGTATGAAAAACAAAACAAAATAGCAGCGAAGAAATTTTTAATCGGCTTAAGATCAAAATTAAAATACATACAAAAGCACCCTTTGCATTGTCAAGTTGTATACAAAGGAATTAGAAGTATTTTAATTGATAAATTTCCATATCAAATACATTTTTTGGTTGAGGAGGACACTAGTTTAATAATTGTTTTTTCTATTACTCACACAAGTAGAGATCCTGAGGTTTGGAAGAAAAGGTTGAAATAA
- a CDS encoding APC family permease, with protein MKNPLSLKRGIQRWDLVFLIINSVIGAGIFALPAKVFALSGTYSILAFLVCAFVMMVLILVFAEVSSRFEQTGGPYLYVYKAFGSIPAFVIGWLLMLTRLFSYATLINLLVLYLSFFSEAFNQPEVRVGMILLITVLITYFNWIGIKNTAKVSNILTIAKLFPLLVFILIGLFFIDFENFKDGPTPTLNDFSAASLLLIFAFGGFEAGLVNSGEIVNPKKNLPFGLITASAVIAGIYILIQVVSIGTLPELASSDKPLADAATRFMGWWGGVFITIGAVISILGTLNVQILSGSRLPYALSEEDQLPKIFGKIHPKFATPYISLLFFSGLVAFVAIFWGFMNSLAVSVISRLLLYALVCASLIKLRKNQPSSKKFFKIRYGNQMAIAGILLTVWLLSGTQAEEIIDTLIWTGAGLVIFMVHSLTKKRG; from the coding sequence TTGAAAAATCCACTATCCCTCAAAAGAGGAATTCAGAGATGGGATCTCGTATTTTTGATTATCAACTCAGTGATTGGAGCAGGAATTTTTGCGTTACCAGCAAAAGTTTTTGCTTTGTCAGGCACTTATTCTATTCTAGCTTTTTTGGTTTGTGCTTTCGTGATGATGGTATTGATCTTGGTCTTTGCAGAAGTGAGTTCTAGGTTTGAACAGACTGGTGGCCCTTATCTTTACGTTTACAAAGCTTTCGGAAGCATTCCTGCTTTTGTAATTGGCTGGCTTTTAATGTTGACCCGTCTTTTTAGCTACGCGACCTTGATCAACCTCTTGGTCTTGTATCTCTCCTTTTTCTCAGAGGCATTTAATCAACCTGAAGTGAGAGTAGGAATGATTCTATTAATCACTGTATTGATCACCTATTTCAATTGGATTGGGATCAAGAATACGGCTAAAGTCAGTAATATATTGACAATAGCAAAACTCTTTCCTTTATTGGTTTTTATCCTAATCGGGCTGTTTTTTATTGATTTTGAAAACTTTAAGGATGGCCCTACTCCAACTTTAAATGACTTCTCAGCAGCTTCTCTCCTATTGATTTTTGCCTTTGGGGGTTTTGAAGCCGGCCTAGTCAACAGTGGCGAAATCGTAAATCCTAAAAAAAATCTTCCATTCGGGTTGATTACCGCTTCGGCAGTAATTGCAGGAATTTATATTTTGATACAAGTCGTATCCATTGGCACATTACCAGAATTGGCAAGTTCTGACAAGCCACTTGCTGATGCTGCAACAAGATTTATGGGCTGGTGGGGAGGCGTATTTATCACTATTGGTGCGGTAATTTCTATTTTAGGCACGCTCAATGTCCAAATATTAAGTGGATCAAGATTGCCCTATGCCTTGAGTGAGGAAGATCAACTTCCAAAAATTTTCGGGAAAATCCATCCCAAATTTGCTACTCCCTACATCTCGCTATTGTTTTTTTCTGGACTTGTTGCCTTTGTCGCCATATTTTGGGGATTTATGAATTCTCTTGCCGTATCGGTTATTTCTAGACTTTTGCTTTATGCCTTGGTTTGTGCATCCTTAATCAAACTTCGCAAAAACCAACCTTCTAGTAAGAAATTCTTCAAAATCCGATATGGCAATCAAATGGCAATTGCAGGGATTTTGCTTACCGTTTGGCTTCTTTCAGGAACACAAGCAGAAGAAATCATTGATACCTTGATCTGGACGGGAGCGGGATTAGTGATTTTTATGGTTCATAGTTTGACTAAAAAGAGGGGGTAA
- a CDS encoding NAD(P)H-dependent glycerol-3-phosphate dehydrogenase — protein sequence MTSKNSSKKKSIGVVGMGSFGTAIANMLAEKNPVVAYARRAELVDEINQEHSVDGSPVSENILATQDPEMLCKSCEILFFMVPSSAFQEVVKAFSPYLYPYHIIIHGTKGLCLNLPKGKTLAEMEVIKREHILTMSEVILKETVVVRVGCLAGPNLAKELAKGQPAATVVASKFNEVIHHGQNLLRSDKFQVYGNSDIIGVELSGVLKNIIAIAAGALAGLGLGENAKGLLISRGMVELIYLGNALGGSLKSFVGLAGIGDLVTTCNSTLSRNYTVGFRLAQGESLEIIQNTMQEVAEGINTIRLMKTFVEGTGMRAPITENLYKVLFEDLQIEDALQYLMKYPFSVDVDFL from the coding sequence ATGACCTCGAAAAACTCTTCTAAAAAAAAATCAATCGGCGTAGTAGGGATGGGTAGTTTCGGAACTGCCATTGCAAACATGCTTGCCGAGAAAAACCCTGTTGTAGCTTATGCGAGAAGAGCCGAACTTGTTGACGAGATCAACCAAGAGCATAGCGTAGACGGATCTCCGGTGAGTGAAAATATCCTTGCTACACAAGATCCAGAAATGCTTTGCAAATCTTGTGAAATCTTGTTTTTTATGGTTCCTTCCAGTGCTTTTCAGGAAGTAGTGAAGGCATTTTCCCCTTATTTGTACCCATATCATATTATCATTCATGGCACAAAAGGTCTTTGTCTGAATTTACCGAAGGGTAAAACACTCGCAGAAATGGAAGTCATCAAGCGAGAACATATTCTTACAATGAGTGAAGTCATTCTGAAAGAAACTGTCGTAGTAAGAGTTGGCTGCCTTGCGGGTCCCAACTTAGCAAAAGAGCTTGCAAAAGGTCAACCAGCTGCAACTGTTGTAGCAAGCAAATTCAATGAAGTCATTCATCATGGTCAAAACCTATTGCGTTCTGACAAATTCCAAGTTTATGGCAACTCTGACATCATCGGCGTGGAGCTAAGTGGGGTATTGAAAAATATCATCGCTATAGCTGCAGGCGCATTGGCGGGTTTGGGTCTTGGTGAAAATGCGAAGGGCTTGTTGATTTCTCGAGGAATGGTGGAATTGATTTATCTGGGAAATGCATTAGGTGGAAGTTTAAAGTCATTTGTAGGCTTGGCAGGAATTGGAGATTTGGTGACAACATGTAACTCCACATTATCCAGAAACTACACAGTGGGATTCAGGCTTGCACAGGGAGAAAGTCTAGAGATCATCCAAAACACCATGCAGGAAGTAGCAGAAGGAATCAATACAATCAGGCTAATGAAAACATTTGTAGAAGGAACAGGCATGCGAGCGCCAATTACAGAGAATCTGTACAAAGTACTATTTGAGGATTTACAAATTGAAGATGCGCTTCAATATTTGATGAAATATCCCTTCAGTGTAGATGTAGATTTCTTGTAA
- a CDS encoding 1-acyl-sn-glycerol-3-phosphate acyltransferase: MTDDYIKRRYEPILPQKDEWPVVRLSKSRKEFVKNVAEASKKRILELTGGNVAVLKEELETTLYREKLRIKQNPWAVDPDDEYEFWNTVKSSLLQLSADTSTNKSEKKKRYVAILDDITKRYAEEIASNFKHTHYKFTRTIITTGFARLLNAARVKGIKRLFSNQYSLQDKIQIIGETEQLRDLASKGTIIMVPTHFSNLDSILIGWIISVLGLPPFIYGAGLNLFNIDIFAYFMNSLGAYKVDRRKKNLPYLETLKTYSSEAIQFGVHSLFFPGGTRSRSGKIESKLKLGLLSTAVEAQRANYQKGINDISGKVFIVPVTINYHFVLEAPSLIKEYLSMTGQERYYAESDEFSTSYKISKFLLKFFTKGSDISVSVGKAMDVLGHYVDKDGKSLDKNGRIIKTRDYFIADGKVNVDTQREEEYTNRLGNRIVQEFHLINRVFSSHLVAFTAFQMIKRANKKLDLFNLLRLPEEDIIIPYGEFKSECQRVLDQIFELKANNKIHVAPHLRKGIDEIIAHGLDNVGMYHAKRPLVKDSQENIITEDMSLLYFYHNRLDGYDLEKLF, translated from the coding sequence TTGACAGACGACTATATTAAACGTAGATACGAACCTATACTTCCTCAAAAGGATGAATGGCCTGTAGTCCGACTCAGCAAAAGCAGGAAGGAGTTCGTAAAAAATGTAGCTGAAGCTAGTAAGAAAAGAATTTTAGAACTCACTGGAGGAAATGTAGCTGTACTCAAAGAAGAACTTGAAACGACACTTTATAGAGAAAAGCTAAGAATCAAGCAGAATCCGTGGGCTGTAGATCCAGATGATGAATATGAGTTTTGGAATACAGTCAAATCCTCACTTCTTCAACTCAGTGCTGATACTTCGACCAATAAATCTGAAAAGAAAAAAAGATATGTTGCCATATTAGACGACATTACAAAGCGCTATGCGGAAGAAATCGCCAGTAATTTCAAACATACTCATTATAAATTCACCAGAACCATCATTACCACAGGTTTTGCAAGGCTACTCAATGCTGCAAGAGTAAAAGGGATTAAAAGGCTTTTTAGCAATCAGTATTCTTTACAGGATAAGATTCAAATAATAGGAGAAACAGAACAACTTCGGGACTTGGCATCAAAGGGAACCATTATTATGGTACCTACACATTTTTCTAACTTAGACAGTATCCTGATCGGGTGGATTATTTCAGTATTGGGGCTCCCGCCTTTCATTTATGGAGCGGGACTGAATCTCTTTAATATTGACATTTTCGCATACTTTATGAATTCACTAGGAGCTTATAAAGTAGATCGCCGAAAAAAAAACCTCCCCTATCTGGAGACATTGAAAACCTATTCTTCCGAGGCAATACAATTTGGAGTTCACAGTTTATTTTTCCCAGGAGGCACACGATCTCGAAGTGGTAAAATCGAGTCTAAACTCAAACTTGGGTTGCTCAGTACCGCTGTAGAGGCACAAAGAGCAAACTACCAAAAAGGAATCAATGATATCAGTGGAAAAGTTTTCATTGTCCCAGTTACGATCAATTACCATTTTGTCCTAGAAGCCCCAAGCCTCATCAAAGAATATTTAAGTATGACAGGCCAGGAAAGGTATTATGCTGAATCAGATGAGTTTTCTACTTCCTACAAAATTTCGAAGTTTCTCCTCAAATTTTTCACTAAAGGATCTGATATTTCTGTGTCAGTAGGAAAAGCCATGGACGTGCTCGGCCATTATGTGGATAAAGACGGGAAAAGTTTGGATAAAAATGGAAGAATCATCAAAACAAGAGATTACTTCATTGCAGACGGAAAAGTCAATGTAGATACCCAAAGAGAAGAGGAATATACAAACAGGCTTGGGAATAGAATTGTACAGGAATTTCACTTAATTAATAGAGTCTTTAGCTCACATTTGGTGGCGTTTACTGCTTTTCAGATGATCAAGAGAGCCAATAAAAAATTAGATTTATTTAATCTACTCAGACTTCCTGAAGAGGATATCATTATTCCTTACGGTGAATTTAAAAGTGAGTGCCAGCGTGTTTTGGATCAGATTTTTGAATTAAAAGCCAACAATAAAATCCATGTTGCCCCTCATTTGAGAAAAGGAATCGATGAAATCATAGCACATGGCTTGGATAATGTCGGCATGTATCATGCAAAACGCCCTTTAGTAAAAGACAGCCAAGAAAATATCATTACAGAGGATATGAGTCTTCTGTATTTTTACCACAACCGACTTGATGGATATGACCTCGAAAAACTCTTCTAA
- a CDS encoding polyprenyl synthetase family protein, with protein sequence MKPDLKQIQQPIATEMAEFEKKFRDFMKSKVKLLDHITNYIVKRKGKQMRPMFVFLTAGVSGQISESSYRGAALIELLHTATLVHDDVVDDANYRRGFFSVNALWKNKIAVLVGDYLLSRGLLLSVDNGDFDLLRIVSHAVREMSEGELLQIAKARKLDITEEVYYTIIRQKTASLIASCCAVGAATSGADAVMVEKMRDFGEKVGMAFQIKDDLFDYGEDEIGKPVGIDIKEKKMTLPLIFALNNASWLDKKRIIYMIRNRNEDKKAVNEVIDFVKKSGGLEYANKVMNTYFEEALTLLNEFPDSEYKTSLEGLVRYTIERKK encoded by the coding sequence ATGAAGCCTGACCTCAAACAAATACAGCAACCTATTGCCACCGAGATGGCGGAGTTCGAGAAGAAGTTTAGAGACTTTATGAAAAGTAAAGTCAAGCTACTCGATCATATCACCAATTATATTGTAAAGAGGAAAGGAAAGCAAATGCGTCCTATGTTTGTTTTTTTGACAGCAGGTGTAAGTGGTCAGATTTCAGAGTCTTCATACAGGGGTGCAGCACTGATAGAATTGCTTCATACAGCGACATTGGTGCATGATGATGTAGTAGATGATGCCAATTATCGTCGTGGATTTTTTTCTGTCAACGCACTGTGGAAAAATAAAATCGCTGTTTTAGTTGGTGACTATCTCTTATCCCGAGGATTATTGCTAAGCGTTGATAACGGAGATTTTGACTTGCTGCGAATTGTTTCACACGCAGTTAGAGAAATGTCAGAAGGAGAATTGTTGCAGATTGCAAAAGCAAGAAAACTCGATATTACCGAAGAAGTTTATTACACCATCATTCGTCAGAAAACAGCAAGTTTGATCGCCTCCTGTTGTGCTGTTGGTGCTGCTACTTCGGGTGCAGATGCCGTGATGGTTGAGAAAATGCGAGATTTCGGAGAGAAAGTTGGAATGGCTTTTCAGATCAAAGATGACCTTTTTGATTATGGTGAAGACGAGATTGGGAAACCTGTAGGAATTGACATCAAAGAAAAGAAAATGACTCTTCCGCTAATCTTTGCGCTCAATAATGCTAGTTGGTTGGACAAAAAAAGAATCATTTATATGATTCGTAATAGGAATGAAGACAAAAAGGCAGTGAATGAAGTGATCGATTTTGTAAAAAAATCAGGGGGATTGGAATATGCCAATAAAGTCATGAATACCTATTTCGAAGAGGCGCTGACTCTACTCAATGAATTCCCCGATTCAGAATACAAAACTTCCCTTGAAGGATTGGTGAGGTACACGATAGAGCGGAAGAAGTAG
- a CDS encoding DUF4221 family protein: protein MFKFTKLIILMLSCLILVYCNQKSIDSSDFQDRFALTEEDGLVIPLDSVSPPKAPFIQLLEEDNILTFFNAYNTSIYWYDLSQNEYLERTVLTSEGENQVLRPVGYHILNRDSIFVFDMLKNDLVLLNDKGKKLSVTSLINNAPMNDNNWILSYPQFFPKTVTPFIKVDNKLVFSGSFMWAIPDNILNSFKFTASLSLDNNEIVYNHSYPKTIYGSKFNWDDPYYTTVHYDWNPIEKLMVYSFPISNSLFTASLESEDLNEIKALESGSKTVKPISNKRPTREMMLNHLIESDIYAGIKFDKYKNVYYRVLMNGLSDTGGFKDLSGKSISIIIYDHKFNLLGKTNIGTLKNWNVDNMMVSQDGLLIEYIDFQSSNEDYMIFKLFKLIENEN, encoded by the coding sequence ATGTTTAAATTTACTAAACTAATTATTCTAATGCTTTCATGTTTGATTTTGGTTTATTGTAATCAAAAATCTATTGATAGTAGTGATTTCCAAGACAGGTTTGCCCTAACTGAAGAAGACGGACTAGTCATCCCATTAGATAGTGTCAGCCCACCCAAAGCTCCTTTTATTCAATTATTAGAAGAAGATAATATCCTAACTTTTTTCAATGCCTACAACACCTCAATTTATTGGTACGATTTAAGTCAAAATGAATACCTGGAAAGAACGGTTCTTACATCTGAGGGAGAGAATCAAGTACTAAGACCAGTGGGATACCATATCTTGAATAGAGATTCAATATTTGTCTTCGATATGCTCAAGAATGACTTGGTTTTGTTAAATGATAAAGGAAAAAAGTTAAGTGTAACTTCGCTGATAAACAATGCACCAATGAATGATAATAATTGGATATTATCTTATCCGCAGTTTTTCCCTAAAACCGTTACCCCATTCATTAAGGTCGATAACAAATTGGTTTTTTCGGGTAGTTTCATGTGGGCTATTCCTGATAATATCTTGAATTCTTTCAAATTCACGGCTTCTTTGAGTTTAGACAACAATGAAATAGTTTATAACCACTCTTATCCAAAAACTATATATGGTAGCAAGTTCAATTGGGATGATCCTTACTATACCACCGTACATTATGATTGGAACCCAATTGAAAAATTAATGGTCTATAGTTTTCCGATATCCAATAGCCTATTCACTGCTTCCCTTGAAAGTGAAGATTTGAATGAAATCAAGGCGCTTGAAAGTGGTTCAAAAACGGTAAAGCCCATCTCAAATAAGAGACCTACTAGAGAAATGATGCTCAATCACTTGATCGAATCAGATATCTATGCAGGGATCAAATTTGATAAATATAAAAATGTATATTATCGGGTTTTGATGAATGGATTGTCAGATACTGGAGGTTTTAAAGATTTATCTGGAAAGTCGATCAGCATCATCATTTATGATCACAAGTTCAATTTATTGGGAAAAACGAATATTGGGACATTAAAAAACTGGAATGTTGATAATATGATGGTGTCTCAAGATGGACTTCTTATAGAGTACATTGATTTTCAATCAAGCAATGAAGATTATATGATTTTTAAACTATTTAAGCTAATAGAGAATGAAAATTAG
- a CDS encoding BF3164 family lipoprotein, with protein sequence MKNISLIILLFCLLSCVEKDQKSIFDQKHPEFELKGVKLEYKEIIDPWKIDQKNSYIIIQEKDIIPEDQPLIHIIDKKTNEIVNSKGVIGFGPLEITDAHIFDPGNSEDTFWVNSVTGKKLSEFSLLDTSRLAVNEFRQTEPMILAYKVYLTRDNTFLCLMADSPYKLVEFDSQGNFLKGHGKWEPIAKYKELDDYLLGTYNKGELKTNSKKDYFVKVSLYRDRIEIFDYNSKSFNIIDGPRMELPEVNISGTGSNASMGFRFDQIYGYRDVSITENFLFLLYSGYSQLEISQTGIEALTVYMMTTSGKLVAKFTLDIGIRSLAVDERLGKIYGVTRDENPGIAVFDFPKHLLNNP encoded by the coding sequence ATGAAAAATATTTCTTTGATAATTTTATTGTTTTGTCTTCTCAGTTGTGTTGAAAAAGACCAAAAATCCATTTTTGATCAAAAACATCCAGAATTTGAATTGAAAGGTGTTAAGCTTGAGTATAAAGAGATTATAGACCCGTGGAAGATAGACCAAAAGAACTCTTACATAATTATACAAGAAAAAGATATCATTCCAGAGGATCAACCACTGATACATATTATAGATAAGAAAACAAATGAAATTGTTAATTCGAAAGGAGTCATAGGATTTGGTCCTCTAGAGATTACAGATGCCCATATATTTGACCCAGGGAATTCCGAAGATACTTTTTGGGTCAATTCGGTGACGGGTAAAAAACTATCTGAATTTTCACTCTTAGACACCTCTAGATTGGCTGTCAATGAATTCAGGCAAACAGAACCGATGATTTTGGCTTACAAAGTTTACCTGACAAGAGATAACACTTTTCTATGCTTGATGGCAGATAGTCCCTACAAATTAGTTGAATTTGATAGTCAGGGAAATTTCTTGAAAGGTCATGGAAAGTGGGAGCCTATAGCTAAATATAAAGAACTTGACGATTATTTATTGGGAACTTATAATAAGGGAGAATTAAAGACTAATTCAAAAAAAGATTACTTTGTTAAAGTTAGCTTATACAGGGATAGAATTGAAATTTTTGATTATAACTCAAAGTCTTTCAATATTATTGACGGTCCTAGAATGGAATTGCCTGAGGTAAATATTTCTGGAACTGGATCAAATGCCTCAATGGGTTTTAGGTTTGATCAAATATACGGTTATCGGGACGTTTCTATCACAGAGAATTTTTTATTCTTGCTATACAGTGGTTATAGCCAACTTGAGATAAGTCAAACAGGAATAGAAGCACTCACCGTTTACATGATGACTACTTCAGGTAAATTAGTCGCAAAATTTACACTAGATATAGGAATCAGAAGTTTAGCTGTTGACGAAAGATTAGGGAAAATATATGGCGTGACCAGAGACGAAAATCCAGGTATTGCAGTATTTGACTTCCCAAAGCATTTATTGAATAATCCCTAA
- the tnpC gene encoding IS66 family transposase, with protein sequence MGKNSVDYWYSWDYVLIFRKHFYSILDHRDTLIQELIKMNLQLMEQVKSLKSRVSDLENELARYRNPKNSRNSSVPPSKDENRPKKNQSLRQDTGRKTGGQPGHKGHTLEMTSSPDIIENHIPLFCTCCGGDLSAVPAELSSKRQVLDLPVIKVVCTEHRIFSKNCSCGEKISGSFPDNINAPIQYGSGVETIVGYLHARQYVPYRRMKELLRDCFGINLSEGSIDNIIGRFARKSAPIYAKIKTAVSKSPVIGADETGAKVDGNKQWVWTYQTEELTLLAISESRGLKAMNTHFPDGFGKAVLCHDAWRAYFNYSENLHQLCCAHLLRELNYIVERYKSKWADSLRALFREAISLKRKLKKLPDPENSRSIASIEEKMDNLLAQPVESKHKEAVSLQKRLLKYRKSLFTFLYHQKVPPDNNASERAIRNIKVKQKISGQFKSNNGAENFCVIRSVVDTLIKRSGNILENLNHIANLQPE encoded by the coding sequence GTGGGGAAAAACAGCGTGGATTATTGGTATTCATGGGATTATGTGCTGATATTCAGGAAACATTTCTATAGTATATTGGACCACAGGGATACGCTTATTCAGGAACTGATCAAGATGAACCTCCAGCTTATGGAGCAGGTCAAGTCTTTAAAATCTAGGGTATCCGATTTGGAAAATGAGCTTGCCCGTTACCGTAATCCCAAAAACAGCCGCAACAGCTCGGTTCCCCCTTCAAAAGACGAGAACCGCCCCAAAAAAAATCAGAGTCTCCGTCAGGATACAGGGCGCAAAACCGGCGGTCAGCCTGGACACAAAGGCCATACCCTTGAAATGACATCCTCCCCGGACATAATAGAAAACCACATCCCTTTATTCTGTACCTGCTGTGGTGGTGATCTGTCGGCGGTTCCAGCAGAACTGTCCTCCAAAAGACAGGTCCTGGATCTTCCTGTGATTAAAGTGGTATGTACCGAGCATAGAATCTTTTCCAAAAACTGTTCCTGTGGAGAAAAGATCAGTGGGTCATTCCCTGACAATATCAATGCTCCCATACAGTACGGGAGCGGTGTTGAAACCATTGTCGGTTATCTGCATGCCAGACAGTATGTTCCCTATAGAAGGATGAAAGAACTTCTCAGGGACTGCTTCGGTATTAATCTCAGCGAGGGGAGTATCGATAACATTATCGGTAGGTTTGCCCGCAAGTCTGCACCAATATATGCAAAGATAAAGACGGCAGTCTCTAAAAGTCCTGTGATAGGAGCTGACGAGACTGGGGCTAAAGTGGATGGAAACAAACAGTGGGTCTGGACTTATCAGACCGAGGAACTCACCCTGTTAGCTATATCTGAATCACGTGGACTTAAGGCGATGAATACACATTTTCCCGATGGGTTCGGAAAGGCAGTATTGTGCCACGATGCATGGAGGGCATACTTCAACTATTCGGAAAACCTGCACCAGCTCTGTTGTGCACATCTGCTTAGGGAGCTCAACTACATTGTTGAACGCTATAAATCTAAATGGGCTGACAGCCTTAGGGCCCTGTTCAGGGAAGCTATCTCACTGAAGAGAAAACTCAAAAAACTACCAGATCCAGAGAATAGCAGGAGTATTGCTTCCATTGAAGAGAAGATGGATAACCTACTCGCCCAACCTGTAGAGTCAAAACATAAAGAAGCAGTATCCCTACAAAAAAGACTCCTGAAATACAGAAAGTCACTTTTTACTTTTCTCTATCACCAAAAAGTACCACCGGATAACAATGCCTCTGAAAGAGCCATACGCAACATCAAGGTGAAACAAAAAATATCAGGACAGTTCAAATCCAACAATGGAGCTGAAAACTTCTGTGTTATAAGATCCGTCGTGGATACCCTGATCAAACGTTCGGGAAATATCTTAGAAAATCTAAATCATATAGCTAATTTACAACCTGAGTAG